CATGCACCGCGACGATGTTCCCCACCGGCACCTTGTAGAAGTCCCGCAACGCGGTCACCGGCCCACCCGACAGATTCATGTACGACATCGGCTTGGCCAGGATCACCCGACGATTCCCCGGCCCCGGCGGCCCGATCCGCCCCTCGACCACCTGCGCCTGCGCCTTCCCGGCCCGCTTGAACCTCCCCCCGATCCGCTCGGCCAGCAGATCGGCCACCATGAACCCCACGTTGTGCCGGTTCGCCGCGTACTCGGGCCCAGGATTGCCCAGCCCGGCAATCAGCCACGGGGCACTCGGATCGGTCGTCACGTCCATGTCTCCTTGATACGCGCCAGCCGCCGCTCCCACGAGGGAAGCGGCGGCTGACGAACCGATGACAGAGCCGAGGCTCAGGCCTGCGCGGCCTCGTCGCCCTCGGCGGCCTCCTCCGACGGCTCCTCCGCCTGAGCGGCCAGAACCTGGAGAACGACGGTGTCCCCGTCGACACCCAGCTTGGTGCCCGACGGCAGCGGGATGTCCTTGGCGAGAACGGAGTCACCAGCCGCCAGACCCTCGACGGACACCGTGACCGACTCGGGAATGTGGGTGGCCTCGGCCTCGACCGGCAGCGCGTTCAGGACGTGCTCCAGCAGGTTGCCACCC
The DNA window shown above is from Streptomyces akebiae and carries:
- the pth gene encoding aminoacyl-tRNA hydrolase, producing MDVTTDPSAPWLIAGLGNPGPEYAANRHNVGFMVADLLAERIGGRFKRAGKAQAQVVEGRIGPPGPGNRRVILAKPMSYMNLSGGPVTALRDFYKVPVGNIVAVHDELDIDYGMLRLKLGGGDNGHNGLKSMTKAMGSDYHRVRFGIGRPPGRMQVADFVLKDFSASERKELDYFVDRAADAVECLVIEGLERAQGTYNS